From the Desulfovibrio sp. TomC genome, one window contains:
- a CDS encoding hydrogenase small subunit — MKIDNLIATPEDAPTPAGMSRRSFLKFCTAVAVTMGLGLDGAVTVARALAGSRPPVIWLNFSECTGCSESFLRMTSPYPEDLMFNTISLDYQETIMAAAGLAASGHRDSVVDANPGQFFAIVEGSIPTAAGGVYGTVGGETMLSVAQRILPKAKAVIAYGNCAAFGGLAAAAPNPTGAKGVSDAVSLGSVPVVNIPGCAPNPYNLAGVIVNYLLKGTLPALDSKKRPTFAYGKRVHECQKPHGCLLDYGCKGPKTYHNCKTIKYNEGTSWDIQACAHCIGCTEPNFWDAFKPFYTSSFVTDFASKYGAIKFIPGDD; from the coding sequence ATGAAAATTGATAATTTGATCGCCACACCGGAGGACGCCCCCACCCCCGCCGGCATGTCCAGACGTTCATTCCTCAAATTCTGCACCGCCGTGGCCGTGACCATGGGACTGGGCCTGGACGGAGCCGTGACCGTGGCCCGAGCCCTGGCCGGATCGCGTCCGCCAGTTATCTGGCTCAATTTCTCCGAGTGCACTGGATGCAGCGAATCCTTCTTGCGCATGACCAGTCCTTATCCCGAAGACCTCATGTTCAACACCATCTCCCTGGACTACCAGGAGACCATCATGGCTGCCGCCGGTCTGGCCGCCAGTGGCCACCGCGACTCGGTGGTGGATGCCAACCCGGGCCAGTTTTTCGCCATCGTCGAAGGTTCCATTCCCACAGCCGCAGGCGGCGTCTACGGGACTGTCGGCGGAGAGACCATGCTGTCTGTGGCCCAGCGTATCCTGCCCAAGGCCAAGGCGGTCATCGCCTACGGCAACTGTGCCGCCTTCGGTGGTCTGGCTGCGGCCGCGCCCAACCCGACCGGGGCCAAGGGCGTCTCCGACGCCGTGTCCCTTGGCAGCGTGCCTGTGGTCAACATTCCCGGTTGCGCGCCCAACCCCTACAATCTGGCCGGCGTCATCGTAAACTATTTGCTCAAAGGCACCCTGCCGGCCCTCGATTCCAAGAAACGCCCGACGTTTGCCTATGGAAAACGCGTCCATGAGTGCCAAAAACCCCACGGCTGTCTTCTCGACTATGGTTGCAAAGGACCGAAAACGTATCACAATTGCAAGACGATCAAATACAATGAAGGGACTTCCTGGGACATTCAGGCCTGCGCCCACTGCATCGGCTGCACCGAACCAAACTTCTGGGACGCCTTCAAGCCCTTTTATACTTCGTCTTTTGTAACAGACTTCGCCTCAAAGTACGGGGCGATCAAATTCATCCCCGGCGACGATTAA
- a CDS encoding YciI family protein — translation MFLVILTYQKPLEVIDALLEAHFRYLEDTFARGVFLASGRQEPRTGGVILARAESRSILETILADDPFAREGAANYEIIEFIPGKVAPQLSALLD, via the coding sequence ATGTTCCTCGTGATTTTGACCTACCAAAAACCTTTGGAGGTCATTGATGCACTGCTTGAGGCCCATTTTCGCTATTTGGAAGATACGTTTGCCCGCGGTGTTTTTCTGGCGTCCGGGCGTCAGGAACCGCGTACCGGCGGTGTGATCCTGGCCCGGGCCGAGAGCCGGTCCATTTTGGAAACCATTTTGGCTGATGATCCCTTTGCCCGCGAAGGCGCAGCCAACTACGAAATCATCGAATTCATACCGGGTAAAGTGGCCCCGCAACTGTCAGCCTTGCTCGATTGA
- a CDS encoding GGDEF domain-containing protein: MTLRILLIEDDYGDAELVRAYLEDDADHAFILEHVSLLEHGVKVLEDNGADVALLDLNLPDSTGLTTFTTLRLQFPDIPIIVLSGLDDKEISTMAVREGAQDFIVKGSFDGRILFRAILHAIERHQIYRELAGAALSDELTGLFNRRGFLALAGQMFKSAQRLVRGAFLLYADLDGMKKVNDGLGHKEGDRMLKDMAQVLRETFREGDVVARLGGDEFAVFGLQETHLEVIEPKERLLHNMAVFNNSAGRPYPLAASVGVSSLELDCARALDDLVSCADARMYAEKRTRSHRSALHRQPPAGCLADPGHSKEGQEHARQTSHRAIAHPYPRIA, from the coding sequence ATGACACTGCGGATATTGCTGATCGAAGACGACTACGGGGATGCGGAACTGGTGCGGGCCTATCTCGAAGACGACGCGGACCATGCCTTCATTCTCGAACACGTCTCGCTGCTTGAGCATGGCGTAAAAGTTCTGGAGGACAACGGCGCCGACGTGGCGCTGCTTGATCTCAATCTGCCCGACTCCACGGGTCTGACGACCTTCACGACACTCCGGCTCCAATTTCCGGATATTCCCATCATCGTTCTCTCGGGTCTCGACGACAAGGAGATCTCGACCATGGCCGTGCGCGAGGGAGCCCAGGATTTCATCGTCAAAGGCAGCTTTGACGGGAGAATCCTTTTTCGGGCCATCCTGCATGCCATCGAACGCCACCAGATCTACCGGGAGCTCGCCGGCGCGGCCCTGTCCGACGAACTGACCGGCCTGTTCAATCGACGCGGTTTTCTGGCCCTGGCCGGCCAGATGTTCAAGTCTGCCCAGCGACTGGTGCGGGGCGCTTTCCTGCTCTACGCGGACCTGGACGGCATGAAAAAGGTTAACGACGGCCTCGGTCATAAAGAAGGAGACCGTATGCTCAAGGACATGGCGCAAGTCTTGCGAGAGACCTTTCGGGAAGGCGATGTCGTGGCCCGTCTTGGCGGCGACGAATTCGCTGTGTTCGGCCTGCAGGAAACGCATCTTGAAGTTATCGAACCCAAAGAGCGTCTGCTGCACAACATGGCTGTCTTCAACAACAGCGCCGGCCGGCCGTATCCGCTGGCGGCAAGCGTTGGCGTATCCAGCCTGGAACTCGATTGCGCCAGAGCCCTCGACGATCTGGTTTCCTGCGCTGACGCCAGAATGTATGCGGAAAAACGCACACGGTCCCATCGTTCAGCCCTGCACCGGCAACCACCTGCCGGCTGCCTTGCCGACCCCGGGCATTCCAAGGAAGGACAGGAGCACGCCAGGCAGACGAGCCACCGCGCCATCGCGCATCCCTATCCCCGTATTGCCTGA
- a CDS encoding methyl-accepting chemotaxis protein yields the protein MSTVDGPLLYHLQDVYAQGLQTEQATRNVILNPTDQKARDNYTHADKEFREALAAASALATGSMASTLNSLLPNWDASHLLKRKLMDMATAGDTAKAVQLLNSEETPLWRSVKKTVQEAIDVQVKVSKANLDAIKAGEASVFRLFLGMAVLSVLLLMALIAWLIRGVSGGAEALITYASSIATGDFTSRPRTGLPREFEAISGSLQAMVRHLEDSLGYYQGIVAGMATPFVVVDTVENLRLTNDTLMQLLELTGRPEDYYGRNVAEFFYGDAGRKTVLGLAMAENRQIRKEVELISRKGNMRNVLIDATVLYNAINGKLMGALCVYADYSELRRNEIVMREQTDRMLTTAQEAKSIADTLAQETEALARQVDSVEQGASAQKERIGETALAMDAMNDAVMEVAKNASAAASLADDARGKATAGADMVSEVVLSIRHVNQLAEELRRDMDDLGGQADGIGKIMGVIADIADQTNLLALNAAIEAARAGEAGRGFAVVADEVRKLAEKTMAATKDVAGFITTMQQSVRKNSAKTDETSRAIAAGTDKANASGVMLQEIVGIVSRTSDQIRSMAAAAEEQSATTEQIRQSAEEISRISNQTAAAMIASSQAVTALAGQARDLETVISGLEDGQAALPA from the coding sequence GTGAGCACTGTCGACGGACCGTTGCTCTACCATCTTCAGGATGTCTATGCCCAAGGCCTTCAGACTGAACAAGCGACTCGTAACGTCATTCTCAACCCGACTGACCAGAAAGCGCGCGATAATTATACCCACGCCGACAAAGAATTTCGGGAAGCCTTGGCTGCTGCGTCAGCCCTGGCAACGGGCAGCATGGCCTCCACCCTGAACAGTCTGCTGCCGAACTGGGATGCCAGTCACCTGCTCAAACGTAAACTGATGGACATGGCCACTGCCGGTGATACGGCCAAGGCAGTGCAGTTGCTTAATTCCGAGGAAACGCCACTGTGGCGATCCGTGAAAAAGACCGTCCAGGAGGCTATTGACGTACAGGTCAAAGTGTCAAAAGCCAATCTCGATGCCATTAAGGCCGGAGAAGCCTCCGTCTTTCGACTCTTTCTAGGTATGGCTGTATTGTCTGTCCTCTTGCTGATGGCTTTGATTGCCTGGCTCATTCGCGGCGTGTCCGGTGGGGCCGAGGCGCTTATCACGTATGCCAGCTCTATCGCCACCGGGGATTTTACCTCACGCCCGAGAACCGGGTTACCGCGAGAGTTTGAAGCCATAAGCGGCTCGTTGCAGGCCATGGTGCGTCATCTCGAAGATTCCCTGGGCTACTATCAGGGCATCGTGGCCGGGATGGCCACCCCGTTCGTGGTGGTGGACACCGTTGAGAATCTGCGTTTGACCAACGACACTCTTATGCAACTCCTTGAGCTAACCGGCCGGCCGGAAGACTATTACGGACGCAATGTGGCTGAATTCTTTTACGGCGATGCCGGGCGCAAGACGGTCCTTGGGCTGGCCATGGCCGAGAATAGACAAATACGCAAAGAAGTGGAGCTCATTTCCCGCAAAGGCAATATGCGAAATGTCCTGATTGACGCCACGGTTTTGTATAATGCAATTAACGGCAAGCTCATGGGGGCACTGTGCGTGTATGCCGATTATTCGGAATTGCGCCGCAATGAGATTGTTATGCGTGAGCAGACTGACCGGATGCTGACGACGGCCCAGGAGGCCAAATCCATTGCTGATACCCTCGCCCAGGAGACCGAAGCCTTGGCCCGGCAGGTGGACAGTGTAGAGCAGGGCGCCTCTGCTCAAAAGGAGCGCATCGGCGAGACGGCGCTGGCCATGGATGCCATGAACGACGCAGTCATGGAGGTGGCCAAAAACGCCTCGGCTGCCGCATCCCTGGCTGATGACGCCCGGGGCAAGGCCACGGCTGGAGCGGACATGGTCTCCGAGGTGGTGCTGTCCATTCGCCATGTCAACCAATTGGCCGAGGAATTGCGCCGGGACATGGACGACCTTGGCGGTCAGGCTGACGGTATTGGCAAGATCATGGGGGTCATTGCCGATATCGCCGATCAGACCAACCTTCTGGCCCTCAATGCCGCGATTGAGGCAGCCCGGGCTGGGGAGGCGGGACGCGGTTTCGCCGTAGTTGCCGACGAGGTGCGAAAGCTCGCTGAAAAAACCATGGCCGCAACCAAGGACGTGGCTGGATTTATCACCACCATGCAACAGAGTGTGCGCAAGAACAGCGCCAAGACCGACGAAACCAGCCGGGCCATTGCTGCCGGCACGGACAAGGCCAATGCCTCCGGGGTGATGCTTCAGGAAATCGTGGGCATTGTCTCACGCACTTCGGATCAGATCCGTTCCATGGCCGCTGCTGCCGAAGAGCAGTCAGCGACGACTGAGCAGATTCGCCAGTCCGCCGAGGAAATTAGCCGCATCTCCAACCAGACGGCAGCGGCCATGATCGCCTCGTCCCAGGCTGTGACCGCGCTGGCTGGACAGGCCCGAGATCTCGAAACTGTCATTTCCGGTCTGGAGGACGGGCAGGCGGCCCTGCCGGCCTGA
- a CDS encoding undecaprenyl-diphosphate phosphatase, with amino-acid sequence MTESLAAVVLGLVEGVTEFLPVSSTGHLILVGHLIGFTGEKADSFDIIIQLGAILAVVCLYWRRFWWLVSPKPLHAFSGLRGLWMLFLTSLPAGIVGLLARKTIKTHLFGPTTVALALAVGALMIFWVERRKKRDRFYSLDEMTPRLALGIGCFQCLSLWPGFSRSAATIMGGMLLGAKRGLAAEYSFIAAVPLMFAATLYDFYKSADLFSADDLGILAIGFVVSFVAALAAVKGFIVLVKRVSLRPFAWYRLALAAAVFFLWPK; translated from the coding sequence ATGACTGAATCCCTTGCCGCCGTTGTCCTTGGCCTCGTGGAAGGCGTGACCGAATTCCTTCCCGTTTCTTCCACAGGTCACCTAATTCTTGTTGGGCATCTTATCGGTTTTACAGGTGAAAAAGCCGACAGTTTCGACATCATCATCCAACTCGGGGCCATCCTGGCCGTGGTGTGCCTGTATTGGCGACGTTTCTGGTGGCTGGTCTCGCCCAAGCCCCTGCATGCCTTTTCCGGGCTGCGCGGCCTCTGGATGTTGTTTCTGACCTCGCTTCCGGCCGGCATCGTCGGCCTGCTCGCCCGAAAGACCATCAAGACCCATTTGTTTGGCCCGACCACCGTGGCCCTGGCCCTGGCCGTCGGAGCGCTCATGATTTTCTGGGTCGAACGGCGCAAAAAGCGCGACCGCTTCTATTCCCTCGATGAAATGACGCCCCGGTTGGCCCTTGGCATCGGCTGTTTCCAGTGTCTGTCGCTGTGGCCCGGTTTTTCGCGTTCGGCCGCCACCATCATGGGCGGCATGCTCCTTGGGGCCAAGCGGGGGCTGGCTGCGGAATATTCGTTTATTGCCGCTGTCCCGCTCATGTTTGCGGCCACGCTCTACGATTTCTACAAGAGTGCCGATCTGTTTTCGGCCGATGACCTGGGCATTTTGGCCATCGGTTTTGTCGTGTCCTTTGTGGCGGCCCTGGCGGCGGTGAAAGGCTTTATCGTGCTGGTCAAACGGGTGTCGTTGCGGCCCTTTGCCTGGTACCGGCTGGCCCTGGCCGCAGCGGTGTTTTTTTTATGGCCGAAATAG
- the modA gene encoding molybdate ABC transporter substrate-binding protein, translating into MPLKHLSSLICLSCLICLGVCRTVAAEELIVSGAASLINAMAEIKTAFENANPQWQVFANFAGSGQLLQQIEAGAPVDVFVPADRETMDRAQKAGFIDEASRVDFTGNDLMLVVPIDAVDINSLSDLANPRVGRVALGEPDAVPAGSYTKQVLVKAGLWQQLEAKMVYGLSVKQALDYVALGEVDAAFVYATDARLASRKVRVVANMTGHNPIIYPVALLKSCVHQEAARAFLTFLQSSAGQAIMRQCGFKQLDAAPNKN; encoded by the coding sequence ATGCCCCTCAAGCACTTGTCCTCGCTGATCTGCCTAAGTTGTTTGATCTGCCTGGGCGTTTGCCGCACCGTCGCCGCCGAAGAGCTGATCGTTTCCGGAGCAGCCAGTCTCATCAACGCCATGGCGGAAATCAAAACTGCCTTTGAAAACGCCAATCCGCAATGGCAGGTCTTCGCCAATTTCGCCGGTTCGGGACAGCTGTTGCAACAAATCGAAGCAGGCGCGCCTGTTGACGTTTTTGTGCCGGCGGATCGGGAAACCATGGACAGGGCGCAGAAGGCCGGATTTATCGACGAGGCCAGCCGCGTCGATTTCACAGGCAACGACCTAATGCTGGTTGTGCCAATCGATGCCGTCGACATCAACAGTCTGTCTGATCTCGCTAACCCCCGGGTGGGGCGGGTGGCCCTCGGCGAACCAGACGCCGTGCCGGCCGGCAGCTATACCAAACAGGTTTTGGTGAAAGCCGGCCTGTGGCAACAACTTGAGGCTAAGATGGTCTATGGCCTTTCCGTCAAGCAGGCGCTTGACTATGTCGCCTTGGGCGAGGTCGACGCGGCCTTTGTCTACGCCACGGATGCCCGTCTCGCCAGCCGGAAGGTCCGGGTTGTGGCAAATATGACCGGACACAATCCCATTATTTACCCAGTTGCCTTGCTGAAATCATGCGTGCACCAGGAGGCTGCCCGGGCGTTCCTCACGTTTTTACAAAGCAGCGCCGGGCAGGCTATCATGCGTCAATGTGGATTTAAGCAGTTGGACGCAGCTCCGAATAAAAACTAG
- a CDS encoding sensor histidine kinase, with protein sequence MTADHPNLLRGLRATLMGLVLLAILPALGLALYHGLTLRAHARGEAQVEALQRAQNLAARQKVHYDAVRRLVETLAATTVVRVIDPKGCSQLFSQLKAQSGAGLANILAVSVTGEPIGQAAPDAGDLFPPEHTPMGTATYAARGWFKSVTQSKACVSEPFSLAPDGQAMMTVACPALGWDGEVKAVVAASMTLEALSQSAAALLPINGVVGVLSSQGTLLSLLPDASVSLGATLAASPLGRIVLGKQRGSAETTGLMGQPKLVGFDLLLPDLANSPTVFVEIPLEEAYAASTKLLHEQAMWLALVGVVGLGVAWTLGSRLLVRPITSMVNAAEAIGRGEFAVRLAGTGQALELERLRRAFNHMAQGLEERQIDLEKKTVALENSNKDLEQFAYVASHDLQEPLRKITSFADLLNKRCAGQLDANGLRYMDYMVDGARRMSQLITHLLDYSRIGTRGKTFTPVDLNVPLDAALDNLQFPIEENDAAIVREPLPVVTADATQLCQLFQNLIGNAIKYRSIAAPAIRVAATHRDGAWVVSVGDNGPGIAPQHHERIFRMFQRLQADREQQGAGIGLSFCKRIAERHGGRIWVESEEGRGSTFYFTLPDAEDVPA encoded by the coding sequence ATGACGGCAGATCATCCTAACCTCCTGCGGGGGCTTCGCGCCACTCTTATGGGGCTCGTGCTTTTGGCGATCCTGCCGGCATTGGGACTGGCCCTTTATCACGGTCTGACCCTGCGCGCCCACGCCAGGGGCGAAGCCCAGGTGGAAGCCTTGCAGCGCGCCCAGAATCTGGCCGCCAGACAAAAAGTGCACTATGACGCCGTGCGACGCCTTGTCGAGACGCTGGCCGCGACAACCGTCGTCCGCGTCATCGATCCCAAGGGCTGTTCGCAGCTTTTCTCGCAACTCAAGGCCCAATCAGGCGCGGGGCTGGCCAATATCCTGGCCGTTTCGGTCACTGGCGAACCGATCGGCCAGGCGGCGCCCGATGCCGGGGACTTGTTTCCGCCCGAGCATACGCCGATGGGGACGGCGACCTATGCCGCCCGGGGCTGGTTTAAATCGGTCACCCAATCAAAGGCCTGCGTCAGCGAACCGTTCTCCCTGGCCCCCGATGGACAAGCGATGATGACCGTGGCCTGCCCAGCCCTCGGCTGGGACGGGGAGGTCAAAGCCGTTGTCGCCGCGAGCATGACCCTGGAAGCCCTGTCCCAGTCCGCTGCCGCCCTCCTGCCGATAAACGGTGTTGTTGGCGTGTTATCGTCGCAAGGCACTTTGCTGTCCCTTCTTCCCGACGCCTCCGTTTCCCTGGGAGCCACCCTCGCCGCGTCCCCACTCGGCCGCATCGTGTTGGGAAAACAGCGTGGCAGTGCCGAAACAACCGGCCTTATGGGCCAACCCAAGCTCGTCGGGTTCGACTTGCTGTTGCCTGATCTGGCCAATTCACCCACGGTGTTCGTCGAAATCCCTCTGGAAGAGGCCTATGCGGCCTCTACAAAACTGCTGCATGAACAGGCCATGTGGTTGGCCCTGGTCGGCGTCGTCGGTCTTGGCGTCGCCTGGACGCTGGGGTCCAGACTGCTTGTGCGGCCAATCACTTCCATGGTCAACGCGGCCGAGGCTATTGGCCGGGGGGAATTCGCCGTGCGTCTGGCCGGGACCGGCCAAGCCCTGGAATTGGAGCGTCTGAGACGGGCGTTTAACCACATGGCCCAGGGATTGGAAGAACGTCAGATCGATCTAGAAAAAAAGACTGTTGCATTGGAGAATTCCAACAAAGATTTGGAGCAATTCGCTTACGTGGCCTCGCATGACTTGCAGGAACCACTGCGCAAGATCACAAGCTTTGCCGATCTGCTCAACAAACGCTGCGCCGGACAACTCGATGCCAACGGGCTGCGGTATATGGACTATATGGTCGATGGGGCCAGGCGCATGAGCCAGCTTATCACCCATCTGTTGGATTATTCCCGCATAGGCACTCGAGGCAAGACCTTTACCCCTGTTGATCTCAATGTCCCCCTTGATGCGGCCCTGGACAATCTCCAGTTCCCCATTGAAGAAAACGACGCCGCCATTGTCCGTGAACCCTTGCCCGTGGTTACGGCGGATGCAACCCAGCTCTGCCAACTTTTCCAAAATCTGATTGGCAACGCCATCAAATATCGAAGCATAGCCGCCCCGGCCATTCGCGTAGCAGCGACACACCGGGACGGAGCCTGGGTCGTCTCGGTCGGGGACAATGGACCAGGCATCGCCCCGCAGCACCATGAACGGATATTTCGCATGTTCCAGCGTCTCCAGGCCGACCGGGAGCAGCAGGGCGCAGGCATCGGCCTGTCATTTTGCAAACGCATCGCCGAACGCCATGGCGGACGCATCTGGGTGGAGTCCGAAGAGGGCCGGGGTTCCACCTTCTATTTCACCTTGCCCGATGCAGAGGATGTCCCCGCGTGA
- a CDS encoding Crp/Fnr family transcriptional regulator: MEASDLDDIATLLDSLKLGATLGWEDVRNIAGYMQVKSFPAGTTIIQEGRKASSLAFIESGVVTIQKEEAGGSERHIIDLSRDAVIGEVAFFDSEPRSATVVAKTDVRLLILTRERFNDLAASNPALAINILFYIGRVLSRRLRQVTGRFVGLLA, encoded by the coding sequence ATGGAAGCAAGCGACCTTGACGACATCGCCACCCTGCTCGACAGCCTGAAACTCGGCGCAACCCTTGGTTGGGAGGATGTTCGTAACATTGCCGGGTATATGCAGGTCAAGAGCTTCCCGGCCGGCACCACGATCATTCAGGAAGGCCGCAAGGCTTCTTCTCTGGCCTTTATCGAGTCGGGCGTGGTCACCATCCAGAAAGAAGAAGCCGGGGGATCGGAACGCCATATCATCGACCTGAGTCGAGACGCCGTCATAGGGGAGGTTGCCTTTTTCGACAGTGAACCGCGCTCGGCCACAGTGGTGGCCAAAACTGACGTTCGCCTGCTCATCCTTACCCGGGAGCGTTTTAATGACCTGGCCGCAAGCAACCCGGCCCTGGCCATCAATATCCTCTTTTATATCGGCCGGGTGCTCAGCCGCCGCTTGCGTCAGGTGACGGGCCGCTTCGTTGGCCTGCTGGCCTGA
- a CDS encoding response regulator, whose product MKNAALRILLMEDDAGDAEVICEVFQDAAFDVAIDHVPDGEKGMRFLRREGAYVDVRRPDLILLDLNMPLMDGREVLQALKSDKALRTIPVLILSTSDAPCDIEASYDLGANCYLTKPFGLDDFEFMIKSVESFWLRLAKLPPRDAACGVCS is encoded by the coding sequence GTGAAAAATGCAGCACTCCGCATCCTGCTTATGGAAGACGACGCAGGGGACGCGGAAGTCATCTGTGAAGTGTTTCAGGACGCAGCCTTCGATGTCGCCATTGATCACGTTCCTGACGGCGAGAAAGGCATGCGTTTTTTGCGCCGGGAAGGAGCCTATGTGGACGTCCGACGGCCTGATCTCATTTTGCTTGATCTCAACATGCCGCTCATGGACGGCCGGGAAGTCCTGCAGGCCCTTAAAAGCGACAAAGCCTTGCGAACCATACCCGTGCTCATTTTGAGCACCTCTGACGCACCCTGCGACATTGAAGCCAGCTACGATCTCGGGGCGAACTGCTACCTGACAAAACCGTTTGGGCTGGACGATTTTGAGTTCATGATCAAAAGCGTCGAAAGCTTCTGGCTGCGCCTGGCCAAGTTGCCGCCCCGAGACGCTGCCTGCGGTGTCTGCTCATGA
- a CDS encoding potassium-transporting ATPase subunit KdpA, which yields MLSILLFPAAFRHTFRAMIGDRRQGQAVLAAMAILFAGFSYLTLAAESVPHPALAGIGVVSTPSLEGTEMRFGTACPALWAAATNASNGTVNAMHDSFMPVGGLYPMQLMQLGKAVFGGAGSGLYGLPVSAMVAVFVAELRLLKEMWGRRHSQGQEHSVRIHVHKLRQKIEQDPARPRYLHTAAGVGYLFLGTVSGGLQCGNGPVLFVCIYMRQWRLVFIRSCVQLLKSTLTHDSLPGAAL from the coding sequence ATGCTGTCCATTCTACTCTTCCCAGCGGCCTTCCGGCACACCTTCAGGGCGATGATCGGCGACCGGCGACAGGGGCAGGCCGTGCTCGCAGCCATGGCCATCCTCTTTGCCGGCTTCTCATATCTGACCCTGGCCGCCGAGTCCGTCCCCCACCCGGCTCTGGCCGGCATCGGCGTGGTTTCAACCCCGAGTCTTGAGGGCACTGAGATGCGCTTCGGCACGGCCTGTCCGGCCCTGTGGGCCGCCGCCACCAACGCCTCCAATGGCACGGTCAACGCCATGCACGACAGTTTCATGCCCGTGGGCGGTCTGTATCCCATGCAGCTCATGCAGCTTGGCAAAGCGGTCTTCGGCGGCGCTGGCTCGGGACTCTACGGCTTGCCGGTCTCAGCCATGGTGGCGGTCTTCGTGGCCGAGCTCAGATTGCTCAAGGAAATGTGGGGCAGAAGACACAGCCAAGGGCAGGAGCATTCCGTGCGCATCCACGTCCACAAGTTGCGCCAGAAAATTGAACAGGACCCGGCGCGCCCCCGGTATCTCCATACGGCAGCCGGCGTTGGCTACCTGTTTTTGGGAACTGTCTCGGGCGGACTTCAATGCGGCAATGGACCTGTATTGTTCGTGTGCATATATATGCGCCAATGGCGGCTAGTTTTTATTCGGAGCTGCGTCCAACTGCTTAAATCCACATTGACGCATGATAGCCTGCCCGGCGCTGCTTTGTAA